A stretch of Ligilactobacillus faecis DNA encodes these proteins:
- a CDS encoding YibE/F family protein: MRISKKTWLTLLGFLVSGVFLFIFIQNDAFLYQRPLGKVTAVKTESTEKTTDVYNNTDQVTRQKLTFEILNSKYKGRKLQVTNTYSNSGALDQKYRVGQQVFLDIHERKGELDASIADYKRDIYLFMLSFLVIFLLYLTMQFQGIKTLLSVVLNFVLFLLAVELDVRLNLTNFFWIFVVFAVIFTALSLTLVIGLNRQCLITFSAIILSTTLALVIGCVTLYLTKSHGIHYEALDYATQSPKQLFLAATVIGSLGAVMDAATDIVATLFEMKKSQPKTSKKQLFLSGRAVGRSIMGPLINVLLLIFFAETIALSVVYFKTGNSIAYTFEWTMALGVVQALISGIGIVLTIPVASFLSAYSLSLGGKEHVSD; the protein is encoded by the coding sequence ATGCGGATCAGTAAAAAAACATGGCTGACGTTACTAGGTTTTCTTGTGAGTGGGGTATTCCTTTTTATTTTTATTCAAAATGATGCTTTTTTATATCAGCGACCACTTGGAAAAGTGACGGCAGTCAAAACTGAAAGTACTGAAAAAACAACCGATGTCTATAATAATACTGATCAAGTGACGCGCCAAAAATTGACTTTTGAGATCCTAAACAGCAAATATAAAGGACGCAAGCTTCAAGTTACGAATACATATTCAAACTCAGGTGCGCTCGATCAAAAATATCGTGTTGGCCAACAAGTTTTTTTAGATATTCATGAAAGAAAAGGTGAACTCGACGCTAGTATCGCCGATTATAAACGCGACATTTACCTATTTATGTTGAGTTTTCTTGTGATCTTTTTACTGTACTTGACGATGCAGTTTCAAGGGATCAAAACCTTGCTGAGCGTTGTACTCAACTTTGTCTTATTTTTGCTAGCTGTTGAATTAGATGTTCGTTTGAATTTGACGAACTTCTTTTGGATCTTTGTCGTTTTTGCGGTGATCTTTACAGCACTTTCCTTAACATTAGTGATCGGATTGAACCGCCAGTGTTTGATCACATTTAGTGCGATCATTTTGAGTACGACTTTAGCTTTAGTGATCGGATGTGTGACGCTTTATTTGACTAAAAGCCACGGGATCCATTACGAAGCTTTGGATTATGCGACGCAGTCACCTAAGCAACTCTTTTTGGCTGCGACTGTGATCGGATCATTGGGGGCCGTGATGGATGCAGCGACTGATATCGTTGCGACACTTTTTGAAATGAAAAAAAGCCAACCTAAGACATCTAAAAAACAGCTCTTTTTATCTGGACGCGCTGTGGGACGTTCGATCATGGGACCTTTGATCAATGTTTTGTTATTGATCTTTTTTGCTGAAACGATCGCACTTAGCGTTGTATATTTCAAGACTGGTAATAGTATTGCCTATACATTTGAATGGACGATGGCCCTTGGCGTTGTTCAAGCTTTGATCAGTGGGATCGGGATCGTCTTAACGATCCCGGTTGCGAGTTTCTTAAGTGCATATAGTTTGAGTTTAGGGGGCAAAGAACATGTCAGCGATTAG
- a CDS encoding ABC-F family ATP-binding cassette domain-containing protein has protein sequence MITVSDVSLNFSGRLLYDDVNLKFTPGNCYGVIGANGAGKSTFLKLLEGKLAPTTGTITTGPNERISSLNQNHFGFEEFEVLETVIQGYEELYAIMKEKDALYAKADFTEEDGLKAAELEARFAELDGWNAEADASQLLQSLGIKESMHTQKMSELAESEKVKVLLAQALFGEPDILLLDEPTNGLDVQTISWLEDFLADYPKIVIVVSHDRHFLNQVCTEMCDVDFGKIKLYVGNYDFWLESSQLAAKLQADANAKKEEKIKELQDFIARFSANASKSKQATSRKKQLEKITLDDIKPSSRKYPFVKFEMQRELGNDLVRVENVSKTIDGIKILDNVSFMIRPGEKAALVSRNDLATTTLMQILAGKLEPDTGSVTWGQTAIPSYMPRDLDGNFNNDELSILDWLRQYANKEQNDNTFLRGFLGKMLFSGDDIQKQIKVLSGGEKVRCMLSKMMLEQGNVLLLDDPTNHLDLESITALNDALIDFKGSLIFTSHDHQFIQTIADHIIEVSDKGIVDRAETTYDEFLQHETVQAQVKELY, from the coding sequence TTGATCACAGTAAGCGATGTAAGTTTAAACTTTTCAGGCCGTTTGTTATATGATGATGTCAATTTAAAATTTACCCCAGGAAACTGTTATGGGGTGATCGGAGCTAATGGCGCAGGTAAATCAACTTTTTTAAAATTACTTGAAGGTAAATTAGCCCCAACGACTGGAACGATCACGACTGGACCTAATGAACGGATCTCAAGTTTGAACCAAAATCACTTTGGATTTGAAGAATTTGAAGTTTTAGAGACCGTGATCCAAGGTTACGAAGAACTCTATGCGATCATGAAAGAAAAAGACGCCCTTTATGCTAAAGCTGATTTTACTGAAGAAGATGGGTTAAAAGCAGCTGAGTTGGAAGCACGTTTTGCTGAATTAGACGGCTGGAATGCTGAAGCAGATGCTTCCCAACTTTTACAATCTTTAGGGATCAAAGAAAGTATGCACACCCAAAAGATGAGTGAGCTAGCTGAAAGTGAAAAAGTCAAAGTTTTACTGGCGCAAGCGCTTTTTGGAGAGCCCGATATTTTACTTTTAGACGAACCGACAAACGGTCTAGATGTTCAGACTATCAGCTGGTTAGAAGACTTTTTAGCTGATTATCCTAAGATCGTGATCGTCGTTTCGCACGACCGGCACTTCTTGAATCAAGTATGTACAGAAATGTGTGATGTTGACTTTGGTAAGATCAAACTTTATGTTGGAAATTATGATTTCTGGCTTGAATCAAGCCAATTAGCAGCGAAACTTCAAGCCGATGCGAATGCAAAAAAAGAAGAAAAGATCAAAGAATTACAAGATTTTATCGCGCGTTTCTCGGCTAATGCCTCTAAATCAAAGCAAGCGACTTCACGGAAAAAACAATTAGAAAAGATCACATTAGACGACATCAAACCATCATCTCGGAAATATCCGTTTGTTAAATTTGAGATGCAACGTGAACTTGGAAACGATCTAGTCCGTGTTGAAAACGTCTCTAAAACGATCGACGGCATCAAGATCTTAGATAACGTCAGTTTTATGATCCGACCTGGCGAAAAAGCAGCGCTTGTCTCGCGAAACGACTTAGCGACAACGACTTTGATGCAGATCTTAGCCGGCAAATTAGAGCCAGATACAGGCAGTGTGACTTGGGGGCAAACGGCGATCCCAAGTTATATGCCACGTGACTTAGATGGCAACTTCAATAACGACGAATTATCGATCTTAGATTGGTTACGCCAATACGCTAATAAAGAACAAAATGATAATACTTTCTTGCGTGGTTTCTTAGGTAAGATGCTCTTTTCTGGCGATGATATCCAAAAACAGATCAAAGTTCTGTCTGGTGGTGAGAAAGTTCGGTGTATGCTCTCAAAGATGATGCTCGAACAAGGAAACGTCTTGCTTCTAGACGATCCTACGAACCACTTAGATCTTGAATCGATCACAGCTTTAAACGATGCCTTGATCGATTTTAAGGGTTCTTTGATCTTTACGTCACATGATCATCAGTTTATTCAAACGATCGCTGATCATATCATTGAAGTTTCCGATAAAGGGATCGTTGATCGGGCGGAAACGACATACGATGAATTTTTACAACACGAGACAGTTCAGGCTCAAGTAAAAGAACTTTACTAA
- a CDS encoding YibE/F family protein, with amino-acid sequence MSAISLLALILFVLMLLVGGKEGIAAYFSVILNFLILFLVVILITGGLPAVWVAFFAGICILATTIYMGTKDEKTANIAFKATLIVLVLLLLFVIPLDHFAQIKGFANEQSEAIEAFDLLIGANFEEILIATTLLSTLGATAEASIAVASGLNELIENDPQITVAQIFKSGKTIGFQIMGMTFNTLFFGMFGSDLALFILLYKLEAGLGYYLNSKIFVKECLAVLYSALAVILVIWITTYLVGKKLDQSQRKIDN; translated from the coding sequence ATGTCAGCGATTAGTTTACTAGCTTTGATCTTATTTGTTTTGATGCTCTTAGTTGGAGGTAAAGAGGGGATCGCAGCTTATTTTAGTGTGATCTTGAATTTTTTGATCTTATTTTTAGTTGTGATCTTGATCACTGGTGGCTTACCAGCGGTTTGGGTCGCCTTTTTTGCCGGGATCTGTATCTTAGCGACGACGATCTATATGGGAACTAAAGATGAAAAAACAGCTAATATTGCTTTTAAAGCGACCTTGATCGTCTTAGTCTTACTGTTGTTATTTGTGATCCCGCTAGACCATTTTGCCCAGATCAAAGGCTTTGCTAACGAACAGTCTGAAGCGATCGAAGCGTTTGACCTTTTGATAGGTGCAAATTTTGAAGAGATCTTGATCGCAACGACTTTGCTCAGCACTTTAGGGGCAACCGCTGAAGCTTCGATCGCGGTTGCGAGTGGTCTAAACGAACTGATCGAAAATGATCCTCAGATCACAGTGGCCCAGATCTTTAAAAGTGGCAAAACGATCGGCTTTCAGATCATGGGAATGACATTTAATACACTCTTTTTTGGAATGTTTGGGAGCGATCTGGCACTGTTTATCTTGCTATATAAACTTGAAGCAGGGCTTGGTTATTATTTGAACTCAAAGATCTTTGTCAAAGAATGCTTGGCTGTTTTGTATTCGGCACTTGCAGTTATTTTAGTGATCTGGATCACGACATATCTGGTCGGCAAAAAGCTCGATCAAAGCCAACGAAAGATCGATAATTAG
- a CDS encoding biotin--[acetyl-CoA-carboxylase] ligase: MKNTDQILTLLSQHENYFSGQELAKRLNISRTAVWKAVKSLQEQGHMIESRPHQGYRYLDSNTLNSARIKYYLAPQIDLDLLLFDSLPSTNLKAKELSLTTNKRPLVVLADQQTAGYGRYRRQFISPKGTGIYLSLLLDNSRLDFDPGLLTTATAVALTRTLEQLFELSPQIKWVNDIIVSDKKVCGILTEGITDLETRSLNQVVVGCGINFLTDPKTFPSELQQRAGSLRSYVLQTELSRNRFIATFLNNFFSLYADYYTGSFMAEYKAHSNVIGHHVTITQGQKEFSAFVSDINTKGELVLQDGTCLASGEVTKIRPK, encoded by the coding sequence ATGAAAAATACAGACCAGATCTTGACCTTACTTTCACAGCACGAAAACTACTTTTCAGGCCAAGAGCTCGCCAAACGTCTAAACATCTCACGCACTGCTGTTTGGAAAGCTGTCAAATCTTTACAAGAGCAAGGACATATGATCGAAAGCCGCCCACATCAAGGCTATCGTTATCTTGATAGCAACACGTTAAACAGTGCTCGGATCAAATATTATCTTGCTCCCCAGATTGATCTTGATCTTTTGCTCTTTGACAGTTTGCCTTCAACGAATTTAAAAGCTAAAGAACTCAGTTTAACGACTAACAAAAGACCACTCGTCGTACTTGCCGATCAGCAAACCGCAGGCTATGGCCGCTATCGGCGTCAATTTATTTCACCTAAAGGGACTGGGATCTACTTGAGTTTGCTTTTAGATAACTCACGCCTAGATTTTGATCCTGGCCTTTTAACAACAGCTACCGCAGTCGCTTTGACGCGCACGCTCGAACAACTCTTTGAGCTATCTCCACAGATCAAATGGGTCAATGATATCATCGTTTCCGACAAGAAAGTTTGTGGGATCTTAACGGAAGGGATCACAGATCTAGAGACTCGCAGTTTGAACCAAGTAGTCGTCGGGTGTGGGATCAATTTTTTGACTGATCCTAAAACTTTCCCTTCAGAATTACAACAACGGGCTGGATCGTTGCGGTCTTACGTCTTACAAACTGAACTCTCACGTAATCGATTTATCGCTACATTTTTGAACAACTTTTTTAGCCTTTACGCTGATTACTATACAGGGTCTTTTATGGCAGAATATAAAGCTCATAGCAATGTGATCGGGCATCACGTCACGATCACACAAGGGCAAAAAGAATTTAGCGCTTTTGTCAGCGATATCAATACCAAAGGCGAACTCGTCTTACAAGACGGGACATGTCTAGCATCTGGCGAAGTCACCAAGATCAGACCTAAATAA
- the purR gene encoding pur operon repressor, with the protein MKTRRSDRLIDMTRYLLESPHTLISLTFFADRYESAKSSISEDLAIIKRTFKLRGIGILETIPGAAGGARFIPSISEHEAREFIAEMTTELSEQDRLLPGGYVYLSDLLGRPDVLRKVGRVIARQYIDKKIDAVMTVATKGVPIAQSVSSYLNVPFVIVRRDSKITEGSTVSVNYVSGSSERIEKMELSKRSLKRGSHVLVVDDFMKGGGTVNGMRSMIEEFESELVGITVFAEGSFDGQRMVEDYTSLLKVDQVNTIDKTIKVSPGNYLEKVFDKN; encoded by the coding sequence TTGAAGACAAGAAGAAGTGATCGCCTGATCGATATGACAAGATATCTCTTAGAATCGCCCCATACATTGATCTCCTTAACTTTTTTTGCCGACCGCTATGAATCAGCTAAATCTTCGATCAGTGAAGATCTAGCGATCATCAAGCGCACTTTCAAACTACGCGGGATCGGTATTTTAGAAACGATCCCTGGAGCAGCTGGGGGCGCGCGCTTTATCCCTTCGATCTCAGAGCATGAGGCGCGTGAATTTATCGCAGAGATGACGACAGAACTTTCAGAACAAGATCGTCTCTTGCCAGGAGGTTATGTCTATCTTTCCGATCTATTAGGACGTCCTGACGTTTTACGTAAAGTTGGACGCGTGATCGCTCGCCAATATATCGATAAAAAGATCGATGCAGTGATGACTGTTGCTACGAAAGGTGTGCCGATCGCACAAAGTGTTTCGAGCTATTTGAATGTTCCCTTTGTGATCGTGCGGCGTGATTCAAAGATCACTGAAGGTTCGACAGTCTCAGTGAATTACGTTTCTGGATCAAGTGAGCGGATCGAAAAGATGGAATTATCAAAAAGGAGTTTAAAGCGAGGCTCACACGTTCTTGTTGTCGATGATTTCATGAAAGGTGGCGGTACCGTCAACGGGATGAGATCAATGATCGAAGAGTTTGAATCTGAATTAGTTGGGATCACAGTTTTTGCTGAAGGATCTTTTGACGGACAACGAATGGTCGAAGATTATACTTCACTTTTGAAAGTCGATCAAGTCAATACGATCGATAAGACGATCAAAGTTAGTCCTGGAAATTACTTAGAAAAAGTCTTTGATAAAAATTAA
- the glmU gene encoding bifunctional UDP-N-acetylglucosamine diphosphorylase/glucosamine-1-phosphate N-acetyltransferase GlmU has product MTAKYAIILAAGQGTRMKSKLYKVLHPVCGKAMVDHVLTQLEQDNLDEIVTIIGHGADKVQETLGTRTKYALQAEQLGTGHAVLQAEDILGDKEGMTLITCGDTPLFTAETFAKLFEHHEQTGAKATVLTAKTDAPFGYGRVVRDSHDEVEKIVEQKDATPQEQAINEINTGVYCFDNQALFKALHEVTNDNAQGEYYLPDVIEILKNAGEVVSAYCMDDFEESMGVNDRVALAKATEIMQRRINEKHMRNGVTLVDPKATYIDVDVVIGQDTVIEPGVVLKGNTVIGSDCVIGAHSQLNDALLADGITVKASYLEKAQMAKNSNIGPYSHLRPEAQIGEGVHIGNFVEVKKAQIGKNTKVGHLTYVGDATLGQEINVGCGTVFVNYDGQNKHHTTVGDYSFIGSGSNIIAPVEIADHAYVAAGSTITEDVASRAMAIARGRQVNKEGYYDRYPVAKAAAETEEKNKS; this is encoded by the coding sequence ATGACAGCAAAATATGCGATCATCTTGGCTGCTGGCCAAGGGACTAGAATGAAGTCTAAATTATATAAAGTATTACACCCAGTTTGTGGAAAGGCGATGGTCGATCACGTTTTGACACAACTTGAACAAGATAACTTAGATGAGATCGTGACGATCATCGGTCACGGAGCTGATAAAGTTCAAGAAACGTTAGGAACACGGACTAAATATGCTTTACAGGCTGAACAGCTCGGAACAGGTCATGCAGTTTTACAAGCTGAAGATATCCTAGGTGATAAAGAGGGGATGACTTTGATCACGTGTGGTGATACGCCACTCTTTACGGCTGAGACCTTTGCTAAACTTTTTGAACATCATGAACAAACTGGTGCGAAAGCGACTGTTTTGACGGCTAAAACAGATGCTCCTTTTGGTTATGGTCGGGTCGTTCGTGACAGCCACGATGAAGTCGAAAAGATCGTTGAACAAAAGGATGCAACTCCACAAGAACAAGCGATCAACGAGATCAATACTGGGGTCTATTGTTTTGACAATCAAGCTCTTTTTAAGGCGCTACATGAAGTGACAAATGATAATGCTCAAGGTGAATACTATTTGCCAGATGTGATCGAGATCTTAAAGAATGCCGGGGAAGTCGTCAGTGCGTACTGTATGGACGATTTTGAAGAGTCAATGGGTGTTAATGATCGCGTCGCTTTAGCGAAAGCAACTGAGATCATGCAACGACGGATCAATGAAAAACACATGCGAAATGGTGTGACATTAGTTGATCCAAAGGCAACTTACATTGATGTCGATGTTGTGATCGGACAAGATACTGTCATTGAACCTGGAGTAGTTTTGAAAGGAAACACAGTGATCGGTAGTGATTGTGTGATCGGGGCTCATTCACAACTAAACGATGCACTCTTAGCAGATGGGATCACAGTTAAAGCTTCTTACCTTGAAAAGGCGCAAATGGCCAAGAATTCAAATATTGGACCATATAGTCACTTGCGCCCAGAAGCACAGATCGGTGAGGGTGTGCATATTGGTAATTTTGTTGAAGTCAAAAAAGCACAGATCGGTAAAAATACTAAAGTTGGGCATCTGACTTATGTTGGTGATGCTACGCTTGGACAAGAGATCAATGTAGGTTGCGGAACTGTTTTTGTAAACTATGATGGTCAAAATAAACACCATACGACAGTTGGAGATTATTCTTTTATCGGTAGTGGTTCAAACATTATTGCTCCAGTTGAGATCGCAGACCATGCTTACGTAGCTGCTGGTTCAACGATCACAGAAGACGTAGCTTCGCGTGCGATGGCGATCGCGCGGGGACGCCAAGTCAACAAAGAAGGTTACTATGATCGTTACCCAGTTGCTAAAGCAGCCGCTGAAACAGAAGAAAAAAATAAGTCATAA
- a CDS encoding DUF3899 domain-containing protein, which yields MKETFKERLWLKGDLLILGLALISGIFARLSGFHVLVSDVLFMSGLVLLCIMMVDILLHAGLMAGWFQKQRKGESDEEFAKRKIDIKRVASEKKNAPIHFEKLGVNCLVLGCGLIVIAILITV from the coding sequence GTGAAAGAAACGTTTAAAGAACGACTTTGGTTAAAGGGAGATCTTTTGATCTTAGGTTTAGCTTTGATCAGTGGGATCTTTGCCCGCTTAAGTGGTTTTCATGTTTTAGTGTCAGATGTTTTATTTATGAGTGGCTTAGTTTTGCTCTGTATTATGATGGTCGATATTTTGTTACATGCAGGGTTGATGGCTGGCTGGTTCCAAAAACAACGTAAGGGTGAAAGCGATGAGGAATTTGCCAAACGAAAGATCGATATCAAACGTGTTGCTTCAGAAAAGAAGAATGCACCGATCCACTTTGAAAAACTTGGCGTAAATTGCTTAGTTTTAGGGTGTGGTTTGATCGTGATCGCGATCTTGATCACAGTGTAG
- a CDS encoding YczE/YyaS/YitT family protein, with amino-acid sequence MALLGYFSLSIFLNSLGNALTVAINLGSALWTAAAVNLSNVFPITLSVMLFISGALVILTNTFILRRFEIKRILGNLIFMVPFAWLVGAFENWLVKLGITTLPLILQVVLDCFGVILIALAISLYQRVNWMLHPVDDLMQIIRFKYFKGNATLAQLVVFSPPIVAILISVLVTHQIYAINIGTLFALLFQGTLVGFFDKYAFSKLKHQKLDEKL; translated from the coding sequence ATGGCGTTATTAGGTTATTTTAGTTTGTCGATCTTTTTAAATAGTTTAGGTAATGCGTTGACTGTCGCGATCAATTTAGGTAGTGCTTTATGGACAGCTGCAGCGGTCAACCTATCCAATGTCTTTCCGATCACTTTGAGTGTGATGTTATTTATTTCAGGCGCACTTGTGATCTTGACGAATACATTCATTTTAAGACGTTTTGAAATAAAACGCATTTTAGGCAATTTGATCTTTATGGTACCGTTTGCGTGGTTAGTCGGCGCATTTGAAAATTGGTTAGTTAAGCTTGGGATCACGACTTTACCGCTGATACTCCAAGTTGTTTTAGATTGTTTTGGAGTCATTTTGATCGCTTTAGCAATTTCGCTATATCAAAGAGTCAATTGGATGCTCCATCCAGTCGATGATCTGATGCAGATCATTCGTTTTAAATATTTTAAAGGGAACGCGACTTTAGCACAATTAGTCGTCTTTAGTCCCCCGATCGTTGCGATCTTGATCTCAGTTTTGGTGACACATCAGATCTATGCGATCAACATTGGAACTTTATTTGCTTTATTGTTTCAAGGGACACTAGTTGGCTTTTTTGATAAATATGCCTTTTCTAAATTAAAACACCAAAAACTTGACGAAAAACTGTAA
- a CDS encoding ribose-phosphate diphosphokinase — protein MSEHYNSSKIKIFALNSNKPLAEKIAASVGVPLGKTSVDRFSDGEIRINIEESIRGDEIFIVQSTSAPVNDNLMELLIMIDALRRASAETINVVIPYYGYARQDRKARSREPITAKLVADMVEKAGADRAIMLDLHAAQIQGFFDIPVDHLMGAPLLADYFLTQGLDKDAVVVSPDHGGVTRARKLAEFLKAPIAIIDKRRPRANVAEIMNIIGSVDGKRCILIDDMIDTAGTITLAAQALMDAGAIEVYASATHPVLSGPAIERIEKSPIKQLVVTDSIQLPEEKQIDKLVQVSVGPLIGDAIKRIHENKPVSPLFTTRFRRN, from the coding sequence ATGTCTGAACACTATAATAGTTCAAAGATCAAGATCTTTGCTTTGAACTCTAATAAGCCTTTGGCTGAAAAAATTGCTGCTTCTGTTGGTGTACCATTAGGAAAAACCTCGGTCGACCGCTTTAGCGATGGTGAGATCCGGATCAACATCGAAGAATCGATCCGTGGGGACGAGATCTTTATCGTCCAATCGACTTCTGCTCCGGTCAACGATAATTTGATGGAACTTTTGATCATGATCGATGCGTTACGGCGTGCAAGTGCCGAAACGATCAATGTCGTGATCCCATATTATGGTTATGCACGCCAAGATCGCAAAGCCCGTTCACGTGAACCGATCACAGCTAAATTAGTTGCTGATATGGTTGAAAAAGCTGGAGCAGATCGTGCGATCATGTTAGATCTGCATGCTGCGCAGATCCAAGGTTTCTTCGATATTCCAGTCGATCACTTGATGGGCGCACCTTTATTGGCAGATTACTTCTTAACTCAAGGTTTGGACAAAGATGCAGTTGTTGTTTCGCCTGATCATGGTGGTGTGACACGTGCACGCAAATTAGCTGAATTCTTAAAAGCACCGATCGCGATCATCGATAAGCGCCGTCCACGTGCTAATGTTGCTGAGATCATGAACATTATCGGTTCAGTTGATGGTAAACGTTGTATTTTGATCGATGATATGATCGATACGGCTGGAACGATCACGTTAGCTGCGCAAGCTTTGATGGATGCTGGTGCGATCGAAGTTTACGCTTCAGCTACTCATCCAGTTTTATCTGGTCCTGCGATCGAACGGATCGAAAAATCTCCGATCAAACAGTTAGTTGTAACAGACTCTATCCAACTTCCGGAAGAAAAGCAGATCGATAAGTTAGTTCAAGTTTCAGTTGGACCACTTATCGGTGATGCGATCAAACGTATTCACGAAAACAAACCGGTCAGTCCGTTATTTACGACGCGCTTCCGGCGTAACTAA